In a genomic window of Venatoribacter cucullus:
- the radC gene encoding RadC family protein — translation MAISDWPEQERPREKLLLQGAGSLSDAELLAIFLRTGVKGKSAVDLARELLQEFGGLRSLLTADQQAFCQPLGLGAAKFAQLQAVLEMARRHLAEQLNRSEALTSPELTRRYLQAQLRDRDYEVFALLMLDNQHRVLKYSELFRGTIDGAAVYPREVVKLVLAHSAAAVILVHNHPSGIAEPSQADRAITERLQQALALVDVRVLDHLIVGDGYCESFAERGWM, via the coding sequence ATGGCAATCAGTGACTGGCCGGAACAGGAACGACCACGGGAAAAGCTGTTATTACAGGGTGCCGGCAGCCTGTCGGATGCCGAATTGCTGGCGATTTTTCTGCGCACCGGCGTGAAAGGAAAAAGCGCTGTTGACCTGGCCCGCGAGCTGCTGCAGGAGTTCGGTGGCTTACGCAGTCTGTTAACCGCTGATCAACAAGCGTTCTGTCAGCCATTGGGACTGGGGGCCGCCAAGTTTGCCCAGTTGCAGGCGGTGCTGGAAATGGCCCGTCGTCATCTGGCGGAACAACTGAACCGCAGCGAAGCGCTGACCAGCCCGGAACTGACCCGCCGTTATCTGCAGGCACAGCTGCGTGACCGTGACTACGAAGTCTTTGCCCTATTAATGCTGGATAACCAGCACCGGGTGCTGAAATACAGCGAACTGTTCCGCGGCACCATCGACGGCGCCGCCGTATACCCACGCGAAGTGGTGAAGCTGGTGCTGGCGCACAGCGCCGCCGCCGTGATTCTGGTGCATAACCACCCGTCCGGCATTGCCGAACCCAGCCAGGCCGACCGCGCCATTACCGAACGGTTGCAGCAGGCGCTGGCGCTGGTGGATGTGCGGGTGCTGGATCATCTGATTGTTGGTGACGGGTACTGTGAGTCGTTTGCTGAGCGCGGCTGGATGTAG
- the coaBC gene encoding bifunctional phosphopantothenoylcysteine decarboxylase/phosphopantothenate--cysteine ligase CoaBC, with product MQQLCNKRILLGVTGGIAAYKSAELIRLLKKAGADVQVVMTAGAMEFITPLTLQALSGNPVHHALLDPEAEAGMGHIELARWADLVLVAPATANFIARLTQGLGNDLLTTLCLATEAPLVLAPAMNQAMWRDPMTQANLERLQDLKGPQVSLLGPADGVQACGDTGPGRMLEPELIAEGIAGLFQSDILSGVRVVITAGPTREAIDPVRYISNHSSGKMGFALATAAMEAGARVTLIRGPVNLPDPDRIQCLRVESARDMLEASLQQLGECDIFIAAAAVADYRPLQTADQKIKKSAASDTLELTLVKNPDIVATVAGHEQRPFTVGFAAETQDVENYARHKLQQKNLDIIVANDVSRSDIGFNSDENAVTVFWQQSQQAFGQMSKTTLARELVRLIAQRYRAATE from the coding sequence ATGCAACAACTCTGCAACAAGCGCATTCTGCTTGGCGTAACGGGTGGTATTGCCGCCTATAAATCAGCCGAACTGATCCGTTTGCTGAAGAAAGCCGGAGCGGATGTGCAGGTGGTGATGACCGCTGGCGCCATGGAGTTTATAACCCCTCTTACCCTGCAGGCGCTGTCCGGCAATCCGGTGCACCACGCCCTGCTCGACCCGGAAGCCGAAGCCGGCATGGGCCATATTGAGCTGGCGCGCTGGGCCGATCTGGTACTGGTGGCACCGGCGACCGCCAATTTTATTGCCCGTCTGACCCAGGGTCTGGGCAACGACCTGCTCACGACCCTGTGCCTGGCGACCGAAGCCCCGCTGGTATTGGCACCGGCGATGAATCAGGCCATGTGGCGTGATCCGATGACGCAGGCCAATCTCGAACGTCTGCAGGATCTGAAAGGCCCGCAAGTGTCACTGCTCGGCCCGGCCGATGGCGTACAGGCCTGTGGCGATACCGGCCCCGGCCGCATGCTGGAGCCGGAGCTGATTGCCGAAGGGATCGCCGGCCTGTTCCAGAGCGATATTCTCAGTGGCGTGCGGGTGGTGATTACCGCCGGCCCGACCCGCGAAGCCATCGACCCGGTGCGTTATATCTCCAATCACAGCTCCGGCAAAATGGGCTTTGCGCTGGCCACCGCCGCCATGGAAGCCGGCGCCCGCGTCACCCTGATCCGGGGCCCGGTTAACCTGCCCGACCCGGATCGTATTCAATGCCTGCGGGTCGAGTCGGCCCGCGATATGCTCGAAGCCTCGCTGCAGCAGCTGGGCGAGTGCGATATTTTTATCGCCGCCGCCGCCGTCGCCGATTACCGCCCGCTGCAAACCGCCGACCAGAAAATTAAAAAGTCCGCCGCCTCCGACACCCTGGAGCTGACGCTGGTGAAAAACCCCGACATTGTGGCCACCGTCGCCGGTCACGAACAGCGTCCTTTTACCGTTGGTTTTGCCGCTGAAACTCAGGATGTGGAAAACTACGCCCGCCACAAACTGCAGCAGAAAAATCTGGATATAATCGTCGCCAACGACGTCTCGCGCAGCGATATCGGCTTTAACAGTGATGAAAACGCCGTTACCGTATTCTGGCAGCAAAGCCAGCAGGCGTTTGGCCAAATGAGCAAAACCACGCTGGCGCGCGAGCTGGTGCGGCTGATTGCTCAACGCTACCGGGCGGCTACCGAATAA
- the dut gene encoding dUTP diphosphatase, which yields MHKLQVKLLDPRLGNSIPLPQYATAGSAGLDLRACLDAPMTLHPGDTQLIRTGMAIYIEDPSLAAVILPRSGLGHKHGIVLGNLVGLIDSDYQGELMVSCWNRGQQSFTIDVGERLAQLVLVPVVQAAFEVVDEFVATERGTGGFGHSGRG from the coding sequence ATGCATAAGTTACAGGTCAAACTGCTCGATCCACGGCTGGGCAACAGCATCCCGCTGCCGCAGTACGCCACCGCCGGTTCGGCCGGGCTGGATCTGCGCGCCTGCCTGGACGCACCCATGACATTGCACCCGGGTGATACCCAGCTGATCCGCACCGGCATGGCCATTTATATTGAAGACCCGTCGCTGGCCGCGGTTATTCTGCCGCGCTCCGGCTTAGGGCATAAACACGGTATTGTGCTGGGCAATCTGGTTGGCCTGATTGACTCTGATTATCAGGGTGAGCTGATGGTCAGCTGCTGGAACCGTGGCCAGCAAAGCTTCACCATTGATGTGGGCGAACGTCTGGCCCAGCTGGTGCTGGTACCGGTGGTGCAGGCCGCCTTTGAAGTGGTGGATGAATTTGTCGCTACCGAACGCGGCACCGGCGGCTTTGGCCATTCCGGCCGCGGCTGA